A stretch of the Chlamydia pecorum E58 genome encodes the following:
- a CDS encoding HAD family hydrolase produces the protein MHIEDYHVFFFDLDGLLIDTEPLFYRAFLEACTETSLEIPWDFPTYYRYSSLGREQFSRELVLQFPQAGECLAKIFERRYQIYEASLVHGVPPLMPGVEEFLERLSFLERPLGVVTNSPGEAVMRLRREHAVFKLFSFWVTRECYSRPKPYGDSYRYAYQRFAFEGARIVGFEDSLKGLRALASIPATMVAVSPLAILSQETYPEFASREFFFYTSFCELMQQCGVQKKL, from the coding sequence ATGCATATAGAAGATTATCACGTATTCTTTTTTGATTTAGATGGATTATTGATAGATACGGAACCACTCTTTTATCGTGCGTTTTTGGAAGCTTGTACAGAAACTTCCTTGGAGATCCCTTGGGATTTCCCTACGTATTATCGCTATTCTTCCCTAGGAAGAGAGCAGTTTTCCAGAGAGCTTGTTTTGCAGTTTCCTCAGGCTGGGGAGTGCCTTGCAAAGATCTTCGAGAGGAGATATCAGATTTATGAGGCTTCTTTAGTGCACGGAGTCCCTCCTCTCATGCCGGGAGTAGAGGAGTTCTTAGAACGTTTGTCTTTTTTGGAGAGACCTTTGGGTGTGGTGACGAACTCCCCTGGGGAGGCTGTCATGCGTTTGCGTAGGGAGCATGCAGTATTTAAGCTTTTTTCTTTTTGGGTCACTCGGGAGTGTTATTCCCGCCCGAAGCCCTATGGGGATAGCTATCGCTATGCTTATCAGCGCTTTGCCTTTGAAGGAGCGCGTATTGTCGGCTTTGAGGATTCCTTAAAGGGCCTTCGTGCATTAGCTTCTATTCCTGCGACGATGGTTGCGGTGAGCCCCTTAGCTATACTTTCTCAAGAAACTTATCCTGAGTTTGCTTCTCGGGAATTTTTCTTTTATACGTCTTTTTGTGAGCTGATGCAGCAATGTGGCGTGCAGAAGAAGTTATAA
- the truA gene encoding tRNA pseudouridine(38-40) synthase TruA, with protein sequence MKKIVLLLAYQGTAYAGWQRQPQHLTIQEVLETLFMPILHSRVPMVASGRTDSGVHAYGQVVHFSLPDHPLTSDPCKLKKLLNARLPKDIVVRDIALTDASFHARYCAIAKEYHYTLSKNIKPLPWQRNFSYSPPHRIRADLMHQGAQYLIGTHDFASFANLGREYTSTIRTLYKVAIEETEHTLTLIFKGNGFLYKMVRNLVGALLDINKGAYPPEHILNMLKEKNRRKGPPSAPAHALSLHHVCYRSPYNFFCTPHCCISSQKDV encoded by the coding sequence ATGAAAAAAATCGTTCTTCTTCTTGCTTATCAAGGTACTGCCTACGCAGGCTGGCAACGGCAACCTCAGCATCTCACTATCCAAGAAGTCCTGGAAACCCTCTTTATGCCAATTCTACACTCCCGCGTTCCCATGGTAGCCTCAGGAAGGACAGACTCCGGCGTCCACGCCTACGGGCAGGTCGTGCACTTCTCCCTCCCTGACCACCCCCTAACTTCAGATCCTTGTAAACTTAAAAAGCTCCTAAACGCAAGACTCCCTAAAGATATTGTGGTACGCGATATTGCCCTTACAGATGCATCCTTCCATGCGCGATATTGCGCTATCGCTAAGGAATATCACTATACCCTCTCCAAAAACATAAAACCCCTCCCGTGGCAAAGAAACTTCAGCTATTCTCCTCCCCACCGCATCCGCGCAGATTTAATGCACCAAGGAGCACAATACCTTATTGGAACTCACGACTTTGCTTCTTTTGCCAATCTTGGAAGAGAATACACCTCTACAATAAGAACTCTCTACAAAGTAGCTATAGAAGAAACAGAACACACCCTCACCTTGATCTTTAAAGGCAACGGCTTTCTATATAAGATGGTAAGAAATCTTGTTGGGGCTCTCTTAGATATCAATAAGGGAGCCTATCCCCCTGAGCACATTTTGAACATGCTCAAAGAAAAAAACCGTAGAAAAGGGCCTCCTTCTGCTCCTGCGCATGCCCTATCCTTGCATCATGTGTGCTATCGTTCCCCTTATAACTTCTTCTGCACGCCACATTGCTGCATCAGCTCACAAAAAGACGTATAA
- the ispD gene encoding 2-C-methyl-D-erythritol 4-phosphate cytidylyltransferase — protein MIKCSLILLGGGQGKRFGSPLPKQYHPFRGLPLILHSLNTLIHVPQIQEIIVVCHEKFQEVFRNYPVLFATPGERRQDSVSSGLQKVSHPWTLVHDGARPFVYLEEISKLLEACLHNDSVALASSLPYAIKQRSPVKTLDREALALVHTPQCVKTDVLKQGLLLAQQRNLTLVDDTEAAEILSVPTKLIFATHPQIKISYPEDLTIASSLA, from the coding sequence ATGATTAAGTGTTCGTTAATTCTACTCGGTGGGGGTCAAGGAAAGCGTTTCGGCTCCCCCCTCCCAAAGCAATACCACCCTTTCCGTGGACTTCCTCTAATTTTACACTCTCTAAACACTCTTATTCACGTCCCGCAGATACAAGAAATCATCGTTGTCTGCCATGAGAAGTTCCAAGAAGTTTTCCGAAATTACCCTGTCCTTTTCGCCACCCCTGGGGAACGTCGTCAAGACTCTGTGTCTTCTGGCCTTCAAAAAGTCTCCCATCCATGGACCTTGGTCCATGATGGAGCACGCCCTTTTGTCTACCTTGAAGAGATTTCTAAACTCCTTGAAGCATGTTTGCATAACGATAGTGTCGCTCTGGCATCCTCCCTGCCTTACGCGATTAAACAGCGCTCCCCAGTGAAAACCCTAGATCGCGAGGCTCTTGCTCTTGTCCATACACCCCAATGCGTAAAAACAGATGTCCTTAAGCAAGGGCTTCTTCTTGCCCAACAACGCAACCTTACCCTTGTCGATGATACGGAAGCTGCGGAAATCCTTAGTGTCCCGACAAAGCTGATCTTCGCTACGCATCCACAAATTAAAATCTCCTATCCTGAAGATCTCACCATAGCAAGCTCCCTAGCATGA
- the lpxG gene encoding UDP-2,3-diacylglucosamine diphosphatase LpxG: MLLPLSLFAALPLGMCAWASLIEPNLLIPSHIPWKLGKKFSFLYGFRIAHISDLHFCKNFPQKFLKKISMKIKEFSPDLIVFSGDLLCRARVEDGERLKAFLNTLEAPMGIFAVLGNHDYEAYLSRNCKSEISVIPQENSAPLKRAFISIIQAFLPSSPNQYAPNHTPQHPNSQLLTLLQDTPVRVLHNSCHLIPDKLNIVGLGDLFAKQFCPEDAFAHYNPTLPGLILSHNPDTVPMLLHYPGELILAGHSHGPQISLPWPKFAKKILERLSGLEHFHFARGSFTLEGNKQLYVNRGLGGLKRIRFFSPPEVCFIHCNHD, translated from the coding sequence GTGTTACTTCCGCTTTCTTTATTTGCTGCACTTCCTTTGGGCATGTGCGCTTGGGCCTCCCTCATCGAACCAAACCTTCTTATCCCTTCTCATATTCCCTGGAAGCTTGGGAAAAAGTTCTCCTTCCTCTATGGATTCCGGATTGCCCATATCTCTGATCTGCACTTTTGCAAAAACTTCCCACAAAAATTCCTAAAAAAGATTTCCATGAAAATTAAGGAGTTTTCTCCAGACCTTATTGTTTTTTCTGGTGATCTTTTGTGCCGCGCACGCGTAGAAGATGGCGAACGCTTAAAGGCTTTCCTCAACACCCTAGAGGCTCCCATGGGGATCTTTGCCGTTCTTGGCAACCATGATTATGAAGCTTATCTCTCTCGCAATTGCAAAAGTGAAATCTCCGTTATCCCTCAAGAAAACAGTGCTCCCCTAAAGCGCGCATTTATTTCTATCATTCAGGCGTTTCTTCCCTCCTCCCCAAATCAATATGCCCCTAACCATACCCCACAACACCCCAACTCTCAACTCCTTACTCTCCTCCAAGACACCCCAGTTAGGGTTCTACACAACTCCTGCCATCTCATTCCTGACAAACTCAACATTGTCGGTCTGGGAGACCTGTTTGCTAAGCAGTTCTGCCCTGAGGATGCCTTTGCCCACTACAACCCAACCTTGCCAGGGCTTATCCTCTCTCACAATCCCGATACCGTCCCTATGCTTCTCCACTACCCCGGAGAGCTCATCCTTGCCGGCCACTCTCACGGCCCACAAATCTCCCTTCCTTGGCCAAAATTCGCAAAAAAAATTTTAGAAAGACTTTCAGGATTAGAGCACTTCCATTTTGCTCGAGGATCCTTTACTCTAGAAGGCAACAAACAGCTCTATGTAAATCGCGGCTTAGGAGGCTTAAAGAGAATTCGTTTCTTCTCTCCTCCGGAAGTATGCTTTATTCATTGCAATCATGATTAA
- a CDS encoding SWIB/MDM2 domain-containing protein — protein sequence MSQKNKNSAFMQPVKISSELAVIVGEGPMPRTEIVKKVWEYIKKHNLQDPKNKRNILPDASLAKVFGTHNAIDMFQMTKAISAHIVK from the coding sequence ATGAGTCAAAAAAATAAAAACTCTGCTTTTATGCAACCTGTGAAAATTTCTTCTGAATTAGCAGTTATAGTTGGCGAGGGACCTATGCCAAGAACCGAAATCGTAAAAAAAGTCTGGGAATATATCAAAAAACATAATCTTCAAGATCCTAAAAATAAAAGAAACATTCTCCCCGACGCCAGCCTTGCTAAAGTATTTGGAACACACAATGCTATAGATATGTTCCAAATGACAAAAGCTATTTCTGCACATATAGTAAAGTAA
- the prfB gene encoding peptide chain release factor 2 (programmed frameshift) — protein MQENLEKRLETLRSGFALAGRSLFDLEGKEATLRELEKQSAQENFWEDVVKAGKISEQIAALKRQLSEYSELQKKIETIEFFLNDNEACADPEVGKELEKEFAFCESCLAVWETQRLLSGEVDKNSCFLSINAGAGGTESCDWVEMLFRMYSRWASRHHWKVDVIDRLDGEVAGIKHITLKLTGEYAYGYAKAESGVHRLVRISPFDSNAKRHTSFASVDVFPEVDDQIQIEILPNDLRIDTFRSSGAGGQHVNVTESAVRITHLPTGIVVSCQNERSQLQNRESCMKVLRARLYQRELQERLERRLLERKDKKEIAWGSQIRNYVFQPYTLVKDVRTGYEVGNIQAMMDGELLDEFIKVYLAEYGEAL, from the exons ATGCAGGAAAATTTAGAAAAACGTTTAGAAACTCTTCGTTCTGGATTTGCGTTAGCAGGGAGGTC TCTCTTTGACTTGGAAGGGAAAGAAGCCACCCTTCGGGAGCTAGAGAAACAGAGCGCTCAAGAGAATTTTTGGGAGGATGTGGTTAAGGCGGGGAAGATCTCAGAGCAGATCGCCGCGTTAAAGCGACAGCTTAGCGAATATTCTGAGCTGCAGAAGAAAATAGAAACAATTGAGTTTTTTCTTAACGATAATGAAGCTTGTGCTGACCCCGAGGTAGGCAAGGAATTAGAAAAGGAATTTGCTTTTTGTGAATCTTGCTTGGCAGTATGGGAGACCCAAAGGCTGCTTTCGGGAGAGGTAGATAAAAATTCTTGTTTTCTTTCCATAAACGCAGGTGCAGGGGGAACGGAATCTTGTGATTGGGTAGAGATGCTCTTTCGTATGTATTCTCGTTGGGCATCAAGACATCATTGGAAAGTTGATGTGATAGATCGCTTAGATGGGGAGGTTGCAGGGATCAAGCATATTACCTTAAAGCTTACAGGAGAGTATGCTTATGGGTATGCTAAGGCTGAGAGTGGTGTGCATAGGTTGGTGAGAATCTCGCCCTTTGATAGCAATGCCAAGAGACACACAAGCTTTGCTTCTGTAGATGTTTTCCCTGAAGTGGATGACCAGATTCAGATAGAGATTCTCCCTAATGATTTACGTATTGATACATTTCGCTCTTCGGGAGCGGGGGGACAGCATGTCAACGTGACAGAATCTGCTGTACGCATTACCCACCTCCCTACGGGAATTGTTGTCTCGTGTCAAAATGAACGCAGCCAACTACAAAATCGGGAGAGCTGTATGAAGGTCTTACGTGCGAGGTTGTATCAAAGGGAGTTGCAGGAACGTTTAGAACGCCGGCTTCTTGAAAGAAAAGATAAAAAAGAAATTGCTTGGGGTTCACAAATCCGTAATTATGTTTTTCAGCCTTATACTCTTGTTAAAGATGTCCGCACGGGATATGAGGTCGGCAACATCCAGGCTATGATGGATGGAGAGCTCTTAGATGAGTTTATTAAGGTGTATCTAGCAGAATATGGAGAAGCCCTATGA
- a CDS encoding GNAT family N-acetyltransferase: MTTEHKTGIPGLEIRFTVPTDGTYMQQWLNDPKILRGFPLKTESEIRDAVNFWVSFYRYHSSLTAVYQGEVAGVATLILNPYIKVAHHALISIIVGEPYRNKGIGTALMNNLCHLAKSRFNLEVLYLEVYEENPAISLYQRFGFVEVGRQRRFYKDELGYLAKITMEKDL, translated from the coding sequence ATGACTACAGAACATAAGACAGGGATCCCAGGCTTGGAGATTCGTTTTACCGTCCCTACGGATGGGACGTATATGCAGCAGTGGTTGAATGATCCCAAGATTCTCCGGGGATTTCCCTTAAAGACAGAATCAGAAATTCGAGATGCTGTGAACTTTTGGGTGAGTTTTTATCGCTATCATAGCAGTTTAACAGCTGTATATCAGGGAGAAGTTGCAGGTGTGGCAACTCTAATATTAAATCCCTACATTAAGGTTGCCCATCATGCTCTGATTTCTATTATTGTTGGCGAGCCTTATAGAAATAAAGGCATCGGCACCGCTTTAATGAATAATCTTTGCCATTTGGCAAAGAGCCGCTTTAACCTTGAGGTTCTCTATCTTGAAGTGTATGAGGAAAATCCTGCGATCTCTCTATACCAACGATTTGGATTTGTCGAGGTGGGAAGGCAACGACGCTTTTACAAAGATGAACTCGGCTATTTAGCAAAGATCACCATGGAAAAGGATTTATAA
- a CDS encoding SprT-like domain-containing protein: protein MPASTTSKKLLLRSALPVDFSRGEVYDLQEIYQDLNRRLFKNALNLRIGWFGRTRSGRARKVVLGSFHEDEQLIRIHKSLDRKEIPRFFMEYLVYHEMAHSVVPREYSLSGRTIFHGKKFKEYEQRFPLYERAVAWEKAHIKVLLRGK from the coding sequence ATGCCTGCGTCTACCACTTCTAAGAAACTTCTATTAAGATCCGCGCTCCCTGTCGACTTCTCCCGAGGAGAGGTATATGATTTACAGGAGATCTATCAAGATCTTAATCGCAGGTTGTTTAAGAATGCTTTAAATTTGAGGATAGGGTGGTTTGGTAGAACTCGTTCTGGAAGAGCGCGCAAAGTGGTTTTAGGGAGTTTTCATGAGGATGAGCAGTTAATTCGGATACATAAGTCTTTAGATAGAAAGGAGATCCCTCGGTTTTTTATGGAGTATCTTGTCTATCATGAGATGGCGCATAGTGTAGTTCCTAGAGAATATTCTTTATCGGGAAGGACGATTTTTCATGGGAAGAAATTTAAGGAGTATGAGCAGCGCTTCCCTTTGTATGAGCGTGCTGTAGCATGGGAAAAGGCGCATATTAAGGTATTACTTCGAGGAAAATAA
- a CDS encoding YebC/PmpR family DNA-binding transcriptional regulator — MAGHSKWANTKHRKERADHKKGKIFSRIIKELISAVKLGGADAKTNARLRMIIQKAKDHNIPNENIERNLKKASSAEQNTYEEVTYELYGYGGVGIIVEAMTDNKNRTASDMRIAVNKRGGSLVEPGSVLYNFARKGACYVPKASIKEEELLAKAIDAGAEDLDNEDEEHFLVICDSTELAAVKENLLSQGVHCVEDKLIYLPLRLVDCNEEYGKANLALIEWLEQVSDVDEVYHNMA; from the coding sequence ATGGCAGGGCATAGCAAGTGGGCGAACACAAAGCATAGGAAAGAACGTGCAGATCACAAGAAGGGGAAGATCTTTTCCCGTATTATTAAAGAGCTGATCTCTGCAGTGAAGCTTGGCGGTGCAGATGCAAAGACTAATGCGCGTTTGCGTATGATTATACAGAAAGCTAAAGATCATAATATCCCTAATGAAAACATCGAAAGAAATCTCAAGAAAGCCTCTTCCGCAGAACAGAATACCTATGAGGAAGTGACCTATGAGCTTTATGGATATGGTGGTGTGGGGATTATCGTTGAGGCGATGACAGATAATAAAAATCGCACAGCTTCAGATATGCGCATAGCAGTAAACAAACGAGGAGGGTCTCTTGTAGAGCCGGGGAGTGTACTTTACAACTTTGCAAGAAAAGGAGCCTGCTATGTTCCTAAAGCGTCTATAAAAGAGGAAGAGCTCTTAGCGAAAGCTATAGATGCTGGAGCTGAGGACCTTGATAATGAAGATGAGGAGCATTTTTTAGTTATTTGCGATTCTACAGAACTTGCTGCTGTGAAAGAAAACCTCCTATCTCAGGGAGTGCATTGTGTAGAAGATAAGTTAATATATCTTCCTTTGCGCCTTGTGGATTGTAATGAAGAATACGGTAAGGCCAATCTTGCCCTTATTGAGTGGTTAGAGCAGGTCAGTGATGTGGATGAGGTCTATCATAACATGGCGTAG
- the murA gene encoding UDP-N-acetylglucosamine 1-carboxyvinyltransferase codes for MLTAEVFGGGELFGEVRISGAKNATTKLLVASLLSQQRTVLRNVPDIEDVRLTVELCRSLGAEVDWDKDIEVIEIHTPEIRVSQVPAVFSQVNRIPILLFGALLSRCPKGIRVPILGGDAIGARMVNFHLEGLRKLGAEVSLDARGYYAQAQKGLVGAYIDLPYPSVGATENLILASACAQGRTIIKNAALEVEILDLILFLQKAGVEITTDNDRTIEIFGAEGLRDVEHTMIPDKIEAASFGMAAVLTGGRVFVRDAKQEHLIPFLKTLRSIGGGFTILDSGIEFFQEKPLQGGVVIETDVHPGFLTDWQQPFAVLLSQAEGSSVIHETVHENRLGYLKGLQQMGAKCQLFHQCLSSKACRYTTGNYPHSAVIYGVTPLRAAHLTIPDLRAGFAYVMAALVAEHGSSLIENAHILDRGYYNWVEKLQSLGAKIQVFTKETAHYR; via the coding sequence ATGCTGACAGCGGAGGTCTTTGGAGGGGGAGAGCTTTTTGGGGAGGTGAGAATTTCCGGAGCAAAAAATGCCACGACGAAGTTGTTAGTTGCGTCATTACTTTCTCAGCAGAGGACGGTTTTAAGAAATGTCCCCGACATAGAGGATGTACGATTAACAGTGGAGTTATGCAGGTCCTTAGGGGCAGAGGTGGATTGGGATAAGGATATTGAGGTGATCGAGATCCACACTCCAGAGATTCGAGTTTCTCAAGTGCCGGCAGTGTTTTCCCAGGTGAATAGAATCCCGATATTGCTTTTTGGGGCATTGTTATCAAGATGTCCCAAGGGGATTCGCGTGCCGATTTTAGGAGGAGATGCTATAGGAGCGCGGATGGTAAACTTCCATCTTGAGGGTTTGAGGAAACTCGGTGCTGAGGTTTCCCTAGATGCTAGGGGGTATTATGCCCAAGCTCAGAAGGGGCTCGTAGGGGCATACATCGATCTTCCTTATCCTTCTGTTGGGGCTACTGAAAATCTCATTTTAGCCTCCGCTTGTGCGCAGGGGAGGACGATTATCAAAAATGCCGCCTTGGAGGTGGAGATCTTAGATCTTATATTATTCTTACAAAAAGCCGGTGTAGAGATCACCACAGATAACGATAGAACAATCGAGATCTTTGGTGCTGAAGGGCTTCGAGATGTAGAGCATACCATGATCCCAGATAAAATTGAGGCGGCCTCATTTGGGATGGCGGCAGTCCTTACGGGAGGAAGAGTTTTTGTAAGAGATGCTAAGCAAGAACATCTGATCCCATTCTTGAAGACTTTACGTTCTATAGGTGGAGGGTTTACCATCTTAGATTCCGGAATAGAGTTCTTCCAGGAAAAACCTCTGCAGGGAGGAGTTGTTATAGAGACCGATGTGCATCCGGGATTCCTAACAGATTGGCAGCAGCCTTTTGCTGTACTGCTCTCGCAAGCTGAGGGCTCCTCAGTCATTCATGAAACTGTACATGAAAATCGCTTAGGGTATTTAAAGGGACTACAACAGATGGGAGCAAAATGTCAGCTGTTTCATCAGTGCCTGAGTTCCAAAGCTTGTCGATACACTACGGGAAATTATCCCCACAGCGCAGTAATTTATGGAGTTACACCATTACGTGCTGCCCACCTTACTATCCCTGACCTTCGGGCAGGATTTGCCTATGTTATGGCTGCGCTTGTAGCAGAACATGGATCTTCCTTAATAGAGAATGCCCATATATTGGATCGTGGGTATTACAATTGGGTCGAGAAACTGCAGAGCTTAGGAGCAAAGATTCAGGTGTTTACAAAAGAGACAGCACATTATAGGTAG
- the argS gene encoding arginine--tRNA ligase, with translation MHSLLSELSVLCHQALSLAFPEVKGWEPEVTPSTKELFGHYQCNDAMKLARVLKQAPRSIAEAIVSHLPHKEFFDSIEIAGAGFINFTFSSKFLTERLNSFSSTLASGLRVEHPQNIVIDFSSPNIAKDMHVGHLRSTIIGECLARILSYVGNSVLRLNHIGDWGTAFGMLIAFIEESPEEANLDNLKDLTELYKRAHKRFAEEEAFKKRAQQRVVALQAQEPQALALWKKICEISEKAFQQIYDILDITLEKRGESFYNPFLPEVIQDLESKHLITLSDKAKCVFHEGFSIPFMVQKSDGGYNYATTDLAAMRYRVEHDHAEKIIIVTDLGQSLHFQLLEATAIAAGYLHPGMFSHVGFGLVLDAEGKKFKTRSGENIKLQELLDTAIEKAREALLSHRPEVTETELEELAPIIGINAIKYADLSSHRVSDYIFSFEKMLRFDGNTAMFLLYAYVRIQGIKRRLHLQELSLSGPLSLQDPAEEALALSLLRFPEALQLTIKELCPHFLTEYLYTLTQKFNRFFRDCHIEGSPLESERLTLCALTEKVLATGMHLLGLRTLSYL, from the coding sequence ATGCACTCTCTCCTCTCAGAACTTTCAGTTTTATGTCACCAAGCGCTCTCTTTAGCCTTTCCGGAAGTGAAAGGATGGGAGCCTGAAGTTACTCCTTCTACAAAGGAGCTGTTTGGCCATTACCAGTGTAACGATGCTATGAAGCTTGCTCGTGTATTAAAACAAGCTCCTAGAAGTATTGCTGAAGCAATTGTCTCCCACCTCCCTCATAAGGAATTCTTTGATTCTATAGAAATTGCCGGCGCGGGATTTATTAACTTTACCTTTTCTTCTAAGTTTCTTACTGAGCGTCTCAACTCCTTTTCCTCTACCTTAGCTTCTGGTCTTCGCGTAGAACATCCGCAAAACATCGTTATTGACTTCTCCTCTCCAAATATTGCTAAGGATATGCATGTGGGCCATTTGCGTTCTACCATCATTGGAGAGTGCCTCGCTCGGATTCTCTCTTATGTAGGCAACTCGGTCCTACGTTTAAACCATATTGGAGATTGGGGAACAGCCTTTGGAATGCTGATCGCTTTTATTGAAGAGTCCCCTGAGGAAGCGAACTTAGACAACCTTAAAGACCTTACGGAGCTTTATAAGCGTGCCCATAAACGCTTTGCTGAAGAAGAGGCCTTTAAAAAACGCGCTCAGCAACGCGTAGTGGCATTGCAAGCACAAGAGCCTCAGGCCCTAGCGCTTTGGAAAAAGATCTGTGAGATCTCTGAAAAAGCTTTCCAGCAAATTTATGATATCTTAGACATTACCTTAGAAAAGCGAGGGGAGTCTTTCTACAATCCTTTTCTACCTGAAGTGATACAAGATTTAGAGAGCAAGCACCTTATTACGTTATCTGACAAAGCAAAGTGTGTGTTTCATGAGGGCTTTTCTATTCCCTTTATGGTGCAAAAAAGTGATGGGGGCTATAACTATGCTACGACAGATCTTGCAGCCATGCGCTACCGCGTTGAGCACGATCATGCAGAGAAAATCATCATCGTCACAGACCTCGGGCAGTCGTTACATTTCCAGCTTCTTGAAGCGACCGCAATCGCTGCGGGCTACCTCCATCCAGGGATGTTTTCCCATGTCGGTTTTGGCTTAGTCTTAGATGCTGAAGGGAAGAAGTTTAAAACCCGTTCTGGGGAAAATATCAAGCTTCAGGAGCTCCTTGATACTGCTATAGAAAAAGCTAGGGAAGCTTTACTCTCTCATCGTCCTGAAGTGACAGAGACTGAACTAGAAGAGCTTGCTCCTATTATTGGCATCAATGCCATTAAATATGCAGATCTCTCTTCGCACAGAGTGAGCGACTATATTTTTTCTTTCGAGAAGATGCTCCGCTTTGATGGCAATACAGCAATGTTTCTCCTGTATGCCTATGTAAGGATCCAAGGGATTAAGCGACGCTTACACCTTCAGGAACTCTCCTTATCTGGCCCTCTTAGTCTCCAAGATCCTGCGGAAGAGGCTTTAGCACTGTCTCTATTACGTTTCCCTGAAGCGCTACAACTCACCATTAAAGAACTCTGTCCCCATTTCCTTACGGAGTACCTCTACACCCTCACGCAGAAATTCAACAGGTTTTTCCGAGACTGTCATATTGAAGGCTCTCCACTTGAAAGCGAGCGTTTAACCCTATGTGCCTTAACAGAAAAAGTCCTAGCAACAGGGATGCATCTTTTGGGACTAAGGACCCTCTCCTACCTATAA
- a CDS encoding lysophospholipid acyltransferase family protein: MIFYICKFFTRVVFSLLYRLKTFGVKKNFIRGPAIIAANHNSFLDPVALQLSVFGCLHHLARSTLFGNRFTTWLWKQWACHPVHRGGGNSAALRISCQLLHEGKKLVIYPEGARSPDGELQEGKIGIGMIVMKARVPVIPAYVGGSYEAFSRHRKFPKIWRTITTVFGTPLYFDDLFNHPNLSHKEAYKLATERIMQKIAELKTWYEAGCHGDIP; encoded by the coding sequence ATGATCTTTTATATTTGTAAATTTTTTACTCGAGTAGTCTTTTCTCTTCTGTATCGGTTAAAAACTTTTGGAGTAAAGAAGAACTTCATTCGCGGCCCAGCGATCATTGCAGCAAATCATAATTCCTTTTTAGACCCTGTAGCGCTTCAACTTTCCGTTTTTGGCTGTCTTCATCACCTTGCTCGCTCTACGCTCTTTGGCAACCGCTTCACTACTTGGCTTTGGAAACAATGGGCCTGTCATCCAGTTCATCGTGGCGGGGGCAACTCTGCAGCTCTTAGAATCTCTTGTCAGCTCCTTCATGAGGGGAAAAAGCTCGTGATCTATCCTGAGGGTGCGCGAAGTCCTGATGGAGAATTACAAGAGGGGAAAATTGGCATAGGGATGATCGTGATGAAAGCACGTGTTCCTGTGATCCCAGCATATGTTGGAGGGTCTTATGAAGCTTTTAGCCGTCATAGGAAATTCCCAAAAATTTGGAGAACAATCACTACAGTATTTGGGACACCTCTTTACTTTGATGACCTTTTTAATCATCCAAACCTTTCACATAAAGAAGCCTATAAACTTGCCACCGAACGCATCATGCAAAAAATTGCAGAGTTAAAAACATGGTATGAAGCCGGTTGCCATGGAGACATCCCATAA
- the cmk gene encoding (d)CMP kinase — protein MIITIDGPSGTGKSTIAKALADRLNFNYCNTGAMYRTLAYARLQKPWDSLPLHAFLENPPFSFTFATGQPLKAFFQNRQLGSELTTQEVANAASQLSQSPEIRKFMHLLQRRYAQLGNCIFEGRDLGSKVFPNADVKIFLTAHPDVRAQRRLRDLPENSLSQEMLKVELLQRDAADSQRLHDPLVVPENAIIIDSSDLTISQVLEKILSVLFSSQP, from the coding sequence ATGATTATCACTATAGATGGCCCTTCAGGAACAGGGAAAAGCACGATTGCCAAAGCCCTTGCAGATCGTTTAAATTTTAACTACTGCAATACAGGAGCTATGTATCGTACTCTGGCCTATGCGCGCTTACAAAAACCCTGGGACTCTCTTCCCTTGCATGCTTTTCTTGAAAATCCTCCCTTTTCCTTTACCTTCGCTACAGGACAACCCTTAAAAGCATTTTTCCAAAATCGACAACTGGGTTCTGAACTCACAACTCAGGAAGTTGCCAATGCTGCTTCGCAGCTTTCGCAATCTCCTGAAATTCGTAAGTTCATGCATCTTTTGCAAAGACGCTATGCACAATTGGGCAACTGTATTTTTGAAGGAAGAGATTTAGGCTCTAAAGTCTTCCCCAATGCAGACGTTAAGATCTTTCTTACTGCACATCCTGATGTGCGTGCACAAAGGCGCCTACGGGATCTTCCTGAGAATTCTTTATCTCAAGAGATGTTAAAAGTTGAGCTACTACAAAGAGATGCTGCAGATTCCCAACGTCTCCACGATCCTCTTGTTGTCCCTGAAAATGCCATCATTATTGACTCTTCGGATTTGACAATAAGCCAGGTTCTGGAGAAAATTTTGTCGGTATTATTTTCTTCTCAGCCATGA